A stretch of Synechococcus sp. WH 8020 DNA encodes these proteins:
- a CDS encoding aspartate aminotransferase family protein, with product MAEASQKTTGMTESPSTAVMGTYNRYPLTLVSGNGCWVRDRKGHRYLDAVAGIATCTLGHSNRAMRRALKDQLSRLQHVSNLYEIPEQEELARWLVDHSCADSVFFCNSGAEANEAAIKLARKHGHQRRGIERPVILTAAASFHGRTLAAVSATGQPRYHVGFEPIVEGFETFTYNDIQSFEQLLNRLECHGPRVCAVLIEPLQGEGGVNPGDPDVFRAIRRHCDERNILLIFDEVQVGMGRSGRLWGYEQLEVQPDAITLAKGLGGGHAVGALLTTHHADLFAPGDHASTFGGNPFACRAGLTVARELERRQLLRNVSERGEQLKAGLNQLIDRFPQQLQEARGWGLLQGLVLREDCDLNAADVVKAALAQKLLLVPAGAKVVRMVPPLIIDRREVKELLSRLERTLELLNK from the coding sequence ATGGCAGAAGCATCCCAAAAAACCACTGGCATGACTGAGTCGCCATCCACTGCTGTGATGGGGACCTACAACCGTTATCCGCTCACTCTGGTGAGTGGGAACGGTTGCTGGGTCCGCGACCGCAAAGGTCATCGCTACCTCGATGCCGTGGCTGGAATTGCCACCTGCACCCTCGGCCATAGCAACCGCGCGATGCGGCGTGCGCTTAAGGATCAGCTCAGCCGCCTGCAGCACGTCTCCAATCTGTATGAGATTCCTGAACAGGAAGAGCTAGCCCGTTGGCTCGTGGATCACAGCTGCGCCGACAGTGTTTTCTTCTGCAATTCTGGTGCAGAAGCCAATGAAGCGGCCATCAAATTGGCCCGCAAACATGGCCATCAACGACGGGGAATCGAACGACCCGTGATCTTGACGGCGGCCGCAAGCTTCCATGGCCGCACGCTGGCAGCGGTGAGCGCCACCGGACAACCTCGTTATCACGTGGGATTTGAGCCGATTGTGGAGGGGTTTGAGACCTTCACCTACAACGACATCCAGAGCTTTGAACAGCTCTTAAACCGCCTGGAGTGCCATGGGCCTCGAGTTTGCGCTGTGCTGATCGAACCGCTCCAGGGCGAAGGCGGTGTGAATCCAGGAGATCCCGATGTGTTCCGTGCCATTCGTCGCCACTGCGATGAACGCAACATCCTGTTGATCTTTGACGAGGTTCAAGTGGGTATGGGTCGCAGCGGCCGGCTCTGGGGCTACGAGCAACTGGAGGTCCAACCTGATGCGATCACCTTGGCGAAAGGTCTCGGTGGCGGCCATGCGGTCGGTGCCCTGCTGACAACCCACCACGCCGATCTGTTTGCACCCGGAGATCACGCCAGCACGTTCGGCGGCAACCCATTTGCTTGTCGCGCTGGGCTGACCGTCGCCCGCGAATTGGAACGGAGACAGCTGCTCCGCAACGTTTCAGAACGGGGGGAGCAATTAAAAGCTGGACTCAACCAGCTCATAGATCGCTTCCCTCAACAACTCCAGGAAGCCCGAGGATGGGGCTTACTGCAGGGTTTAGTGCTTCGAGAGGACTGCGATCTCAATGCTGCTGACGTTGTCAAAGCAGCTTTAGCTCAAAAACTTTTACTCGTTCCTGCCGGGGCCAAAGTGGTGCGGATGGTTCCTCCCTTAATCATCGATCGCCGAGAGGTGAAAGAGCTGCTCTCCCGCCTTGAACGGACGCTGGAACTGCTGAACAAGTGA
- the murA gene encoding UDP-N-acetylglucosamine 1-carboxyvinyltransferase: MTAAALASQDILKPHLVIDGGEKLTGELRVSGAKNSALVLMTASLLTEAPLTLRNVPPLTDIGGMTEILSSLGVKVQRSGETVHLHANQMTGAEPPYELVNGLRASFFAIGPLLARMGYARVPLPGGCRIGARPVVEHIRGLKALGAVVNVEHGIIAASIPGREQRLKGAEIVLDCPSVGATETILMAAALAQGTSVISNAAQEPEVQDLANLLIAMGAKISGAGGPTITVEGVDQLQGCDYTVIPDRIEAGTFLLAAAITRSKLRVAPVIPDHLSAVLQKLRDCGCKLEIDDEGITITPGEIQGIDITTQPFPGFPTDLQAPFMALLATAQGTSVITEKIYENRMQHVAELQRMGASIRVQGNTAVVEGVSALSGAPVNGTDLRASAAMVLAALVAKGKSQVSGLDHLDRGYADIEAKLGRTGAKLTRRTS, translated from the coding sequence ATGACGGCAGCGGCTCTTGCGTCTCAAGACATTCTCAAGCCGCACCTCGTGATTGATGGTGGAGAAAAATTGACCGGAGAGCTTCGCGTCAGCGGAGCAAAAAATTCAGCCCTCGTGCTGATGACGGCGTCTCTCCTAACCGAAGCCCCCCTGACCCTTCGCAACGTTCCCCCATTAACAGACATCGGCGGGATGACAGAAATCCTGTCTTCCCTGGGCGTGAAGGTTCAACGCAGCGGCGAGACAGTGCACCTCCACGCCAATCAGATGACAGGAGCAGAGCCGCCTTATGAATTGGTGAATGGCTTGCGCGCTAGCTTTTTTGCCATTGGCCCCCTTCTCGCCCGCATGGGATACGCGCGGGTGCCCCTTCCAGGTGGATGCCGCATTGGTGCTCGTCCGGTGGTGGAACACATCCGTGGATTGAAGGCCCTCGGAGCCGTTGTGAACGTGGAGCACGGGATCATTGCCGCCTCAATCCCAGGCAGGGAGCAACGTCTTAAAGGTGCAGAGATCGTTTTGGATTGCCCCAGTGTGGGCGCCACGGAAACCATTTTGATGGCTGCCGCCTTGGCTCAAGGCACGAGCGTGATTTCGAATGCAGCCCAGGAGCCAGAGGTTCAGGATCTCGCCAACTTGTTGATTGCGATGGGCGCCAAAATCAGCGGGGCTGGTGGACCCACCATCACCGTGGAAGGTGTAGATCAACTCCAAGGTTGCGATTACACGGTGATTCCCGACCGTATTGAGGCCGGTACCTTCCTGCTTGCAGCGGCCATCACCCGATCCAAGCTCAGAGTGGCACCCGTGATTCCTGATCACCTCAGTGCAGTGCTGCAGAAATTGCGCGACTGCGGCTGCAAACTTGAGATCGACGACGAAGGGATCACGATCACTCCAGGTGAGATCCAGGGCATCGACATCACCACCCAACCGTTCCCTGGTTTTCCCACCGATCTGCAAGCACCCTTCATGGCCTTACTGGCCACGGCACAGGGAACCAGTGTGATCACCGAAAAGATCTACGAAAATCGGATGCAGCACGTCGCAGAGCTGCAGCGCATGGGTGCCTCCATCAGGGTTCAAGGCAACACTGCGGTTGTAGAAGGCGTGTCCGCACTCAGCGGGGCACCAGTGAATGGAACCGATCTCAGGGCCTCAGCGGCCATGGTGTTGGCGGCACTGGTGGCGAAGGGGAAATCGCAAGTGAGTGGCCTCGACCACCTCGACCGTGGGTACGCCGATATTGAAGCGAAGCTCGGTCGTACTGGAGCCAAATTAACCAGGCGTACATCCTGA
- a CDS encoding TrmH family RNA methyltransferase, whose amino-acid sequence MSLEDQSDELITSRRNPLVRRLRSLSARAGRDEHGLVLLEGTHQVQELQSCSWPDSVALDVVATPAWLQTHAGLIRALPGSVRVQRISSEALQAGLTTVQPDGVACLLPFSCLPSAVEAPDFVLALDRIQDPGNLGTLLRTARAADIQQVWCASGADPLAPKVVRSSAGAILSLPVARFGPDPMEGVVQLAKRLNQAREDGLQIVATLVPDAAANLRVQPYWELDWTLPTVLLLGNEGAGLDPLLQACCSAGVTLPHSSAVESLNVAAAAVPLLLERRRARMTSSMQTIG is encoded by the coding sequence GTGTCATTGGAAGATCAGTCAGATGAGCTGATCACAAGTCGCCGCAACCCACTTGTGCGAAGGCTTCGTTCGTTGTCCGCCCGTGCAGGGAGAGACGAGCACGGCCTCGTTCTGTTGGAAGGAACCCACCAAGTTCAAGAACTCCAGAGTTGTTCTTGGCCAGATTCTGTGGCACTTGATGTTGTGGCAACTCCCGCTTGGTTGCAGACGCACGCTGGCTTGATTCGCGCTTTGCCGGGATCTGTGCGGGTGCAGAGGATCAGTTCCGAAGCGTTGCAAGCCGGCTTAACCACGGTTCAGCCCGATGGTGTTGCCTGTTTGCTGCCCTTCTCTTGCTTGCCTTCAGCGGTTGAGGCCCCCGACTTTGTTCTGGCGCTTGATCGCATTCAGGATCCAGGCAATCTCGGAACCCTGCTGCGCACTGCGCGGGCCGCAGACATCCAGCAGGTTTGGTGCGCGTCCGGTGCTGATCCGTTGGCGCCGAAGGTGGTTCGCTCGTCGGCTGGTGCGATCTTGAGCCTGCCCGTTGCGCGCTTTGGCCCTGATCCAATGGAAGGGGTGGTTCAACTCGCGAAACGACTGAACCAAGCGCGCGAGGACGGACTTCAAATTGTGGCCACTTTGGTGCCAGATGCGGCCGCAAACTTACGCGTTCAGCCCTACTGGGAATTGGACTGGACCCTGCCCACGGTGCTGCTGCTCGGAAATGAAGGTGCAGGTCTGGACCCGTTGTTGCAGGCCTGTTGCTCCGCTGGCGTGACCCTGCCCCATAGCTCTGCTGTGGAATCGCTCAATGTGGCGGCGGCGGCGGTCCCTCTGCTTTTGGAGAGGCGACGGGCGAGAATGACGTCTTCAATGCAGACGATCGGGTGA
- the lpdA gene encoding dihydrolipoyl dehydrogenase, translating into MSDANFDFDVIVIGAGYGGFDAAKHAAEHGLKVAVLESRDMGGTCVNRGCVPSKALLAASGRVRELADAEHLAGFGIHAAPVRFERKKIADHANQLVAAIRSNLTKTLERAGVTILRGQGRLEGPQRVGVREISGVDRVLTARDVILATGSDPFVPPGIETDGRSVFTSDEAVNLEWLPRWIAIIGSGYIGLEFADVYTALGCEVTMIEALDRVMPTFDPDIAKIAARKLIDGRDIDARSGVLAKSIQPGSPVQIELVDMKTREPVETLEVDAVLVATGRVPSSKHLNLESVGVETNRGFIPVDDSMRVLVNGAPLANLWAVGDVTGKLMLAHTAAAQGSVAVDNILGHPRQIDYRSIPAATFTHPEISSVGLSEADAKELAGEEGFELGTVRSYFKANSKALAELESDGLMKLLFNKTSGEVLGAHIYGLHAADLIQEIANAVSRRQSVIQLANEVHTHPTLSEVVEVAYKQAASAVGS; encoded by the coding sequence GTGAGCGACGCCAATTTCGACTTCGATGTGATCGTCATTGGCGCCGGATATGGCGGCTTTGATGCAGCGAAACATGCAGCCGAACATGGCCTCAAGGTGGCCGTCCTTGAATCCCGCGACATGGGAGGCACCTGCGTTAACCGTGGCTGTGTCCCCTCAAAAGCACTGTTGGCTGCCAGTGGTCGCGTGCGTGAGCTGGCTGATGCTGAGCATCTTGCAGGGTTTGGAATTCATGCTGCTCCTGTGCGTTTTGAGCGCAAGAAGATTGCTGATCACGCCAATCAACTGGTGGCCGCGATTCGATCCAATCTCACCAAAACATTGGAGCGGGCAGGGGTCACCATCCTTCGCGGTCAAGGTCGGCTTGAGGGGCCTCAACGGGTTGGGGTGCGGGAGATCAGCGGCGTGGACCGGGTCTTAACGGCACGGGATGTGATCTTGGCCACTGGCTCTGATCCCTTTGTCCCCCCGGGCATCGAAACGGATGGGCGCAGTGTGTTCACCAGTGATGAGGCGGTCAATCTGGAATGGCTGCCCCGTTGGATTGCGATTATTGGCAGTGGCTATATCGGACTGGAATTTGCGGATGTCTACACGGCTTTGGGCTGTGAAGTCACGATGATTGAGGCCTTGGATCGGGTCATGCCAACCTTTGATCCTGATATCGCCAAGATCGCAGCCCGCAAATTGATCGATGGCCGCGATATCGATGCGCGCTCTGGGGTTTTGGCCAAATCGATTCAACCCGGATCACCGGTGCAAATTGAGCTGGTTGATATGAAAACTAGAGAGCCAGTTGAAACGTTGGAAGTGGATGCGGTGCTCGTAGCGACAGGCCGTGTGCCCAGCAGCAAACATCTCAATCTCGAGTCTGTGGGAGTGGAGACCAATCGTGGGTTTATTCCCGTAGACGACAGCATGCGCGTGTTGGTGAATGGTGCTCCACTGGCCAATCTCTGGGCCGTCGGTGACGTCACCGGCAAGTTGATGCTCGCCCACACGGCCGCAGCTCAGGGTTCAGTGGCTGTGGACAACATTCTTGGTCACCCCAGGCAAATCGATTACCGCAGCATTCCTGCCGCCACTTTCACGCATCCTGAGATTAGTTCAGTCGGCTTATCGGAAGCCGATGCCAAGGAGCTCGCTGGAGAAGAGGGCTTTGAGCTGGGAACAGTACGGAGCTATTTCAAAGCCAATTCCAAAGCGCTTGCTGAATTGGAAAGTGATGGCCTGATGAAGTTGTTGTTCAACAAAACCAGCGGGGAGGTTCTGGGGGCGCATATCTACGGTTTACATGCGGCTGATCTGATCCAGGAGATTGCGAATGCGGTGTCCCGTCGTCAAAGCGTGATCCAACTCGCCAATGAGGTGCACACACATCCAACGCTGAGTGAAGTGGTGGAAGTGGCCTACAAGCAGGCGGCTTCAGCGGTGGGGTCCTGA
- the trpC gene encoding indole-3-glycerol phosphate synthase TrpC, producing MEIRRRPPNPKVQVAHLEYAVPDQDGEPRNILEKIVWEKDREIAVARERMPLEQLRRKVADLPPARDFLAALSAAAVRPAVIAEVKKASPSKGVIREDFDPVAIAKAYASGGASCLSVLTDKTFFQGGFNVLIEVRKAVDLPLLCKDFILSPYQLYQARAAGADAALLIAAILTDQDLAYFAKVAAALGLTVLVEVHDAAELKRVLALGGFPLIGINNRDLTSFETDLATTETLTAQFAEQLAEQQILLVSESGLFHRADLDRVQAAGAQAVLVGEALMRQADVEAALQSLIHGSGGG from the coding sequence ATGGAGATCCGCCGTCGTCCACCTAATCCCAAGGTGCAAGTTGCGCATTTGGAGTACGCGGTCCCTGATCAGGACGGCGAACCTCGCAATATTTTGGAAAAAATCGTTTGGGAGAAAGATCGCGAGATCGCGGTTGCCCGTGAGCGCATGCCATTGGAGCAGTTGCGCCGCAAGGTGGCCGATTTGCCCCCAGCCCGTGATTTTCTGGCTGCGTTAAGCGCTGCTGCAGTCAGGCCTGCCGTGATTGCTGAGGTGAAAAAAGCGAGTCCCAGCAAAGGTGTGATTCGAGAGGATTTCGATCCAGTCGCGATTGCCAAGGCTTATGCGTCAGGTGGGGCAAGCTGTCTTTCGGTGCTCACCGATAAAACCTTTTTTCAGGGCGGTTTCAATGTGTTGATTGAGGTGCGCAAAGCCGTGGATCTTCCACTGCTTTGTAAGGACTTCATCCTTAGCCCCTATCAGCTCTATCAGGCGCGAGCAGCTGGAGCCGATGCCGCGCTTTTGATTGCGGCGATCCTCACCGATCAAGACCTTGCCTATTTCGCCAAGGTCGCTGCAGCACTTGGTCTTACGGTTTTGGTCGAGGTGCATGACGCGGCAGAGCTGAAGCGGGTGTTGGCCCTGGGTGGATTCCCTTTGATCGGAATCAACAATCGGGATCTCACCAGTTTTGAAACGGATTTGGCAACGACTGAAACACTCACGGCCCAATTCGCTGAACAGCTGGCGGAGCAGCAGATTCTTTTGGTGAGCGAATCGGGACTGTTCCACCGAGCTGATCTTGATCGTGTTCAAGCCGCTGGAGCACAGGCTGTTTTGGTGGGTGAAGCCCTGATGCGGCAAGCGGATGTGGAGGCAGCACTTCAATCCTTGATCCATGGTTCAGGGGGAGGTTGA
- the sodX gene encoding nickel-type superoxide dismutase maturation protease: MQVEGYSMWPTLKPKDRVIVRPHNQHSELPAIGAIVVCIHPQQPSRRVIKRLSAVADHQLTILGDCPDASTDSREWGRIPRGHLIGEVVALVTRPLEQGS, encoded by the coding sequence ATGCAAGTGGAGGGGTATTCCATGTGGCCAACGCTGAAACCTAAGGACCGCGTCATCGTGCGGCCCCACAATCAACACTCAGAGCTCCCAGCGATTGGTGCCATCGTCGTTTGCATCCATCCCCAGCAGCCTTCAAGGCGGGTAATCAAACGGCTGAGCGCTGTCGCTGATCATCAGCTCACCATTCTCGGTGACTGTCCAGATGCCAGCACAGACAGCCGGGAATGGGGAAGGATTCCGCGAGGGCACCTCATCGGAGAAGTTGTGGCCCTCGTCACACGACCATTAGAACAAGGCAGTTGA
- the sodN gene encoding superoxide dismutase, Ni — translation MLRTALSAIVRSLPASTVEAHCDGPCGVYDPASARVHAEAVLAMTKKLKALEAPASAGDHHAALNTFTRFVAVKEDEAQKTKKELLILWTDYFKPEHLATFPDLHDTFWKAAKLCSACKVHIDQGKAEELLAAVEKIHGMFWQSKGRTDAWVTAS, via the coding sequence ATGCTTCGCACGGCTCTATCAGCGATCGTTCGCTCCTTGCCCGCTTCCACCGTTGAAGCCCACTGCGACGGACCCTGCGGTGTGTATGACCCTGCTTCAGCTCGTGTTCACGCTGAAGCAGTGCTCGCGATGACCAAAAAGCTCAAGGCTTTGGAAGCTCCTGCCTCTGCAGGAGACCACCACGCTGCTCTCAACACCTTTACTCGCTTCGTTGCGGTCAAGGAAGATGAAGCCCAAAAGACCAAGAAAGAACTCTTGATCCTTTGGACTGATTATTTCAAGCCCGAGCACCTGGCAACGTTCCCCGATCTTCACGACACCTTCTGGAAAGCGGCGAAACTTTGCAGCGCCTGCAAGGTTCACATCGACCAAGGCAAAGCTGAAGAGCTTCTCGCCGCTGTGGAGAAAATCCACGGCATGTTCTGGCAGTCCAAAGGCCGCACTGACGCCTGGGTCACAGCTTCCTGA
- a CDS encoding FKBP-type peptidyl-prolyl cis-trans isomerase has product MREILISTAVFVSCLMVALISQLVAPSTVTAATPSTMASSTAMKSQAAVVQAVANPMELDPDDPNPTLFAMAPDTNLADASALGGPMEAEKPQVTASGLKITDLVVGTGDEASSGQNVVVHYRGTLEDGKQFDASYDRGTPFEFPLGAGRVIKGWDEGVQGMKVGGKRKLVIPPELGYGQRGAGRVIPPNATLIFEVELLDIKK; this is encoded by the coding sequence GTGCGCGAGATTTTGATCAGCACCGCTGTCTTTGTGTCCTGTTTGATGGTGGCGCTCATCAGCCAACTGGTGGCGCCCTCCACGGTGACTGCCGCAACTCCATCCACCATGGCCAGCAGCACTGCGATGAAGTCCCAAGCGGCTGTCGTTCAGGCCGTGGCCAATCCCATGGAACTCGACCCTGACGACCCCAACCCCACCTTGTTTGCAATGGCACCCGATACCAACCTGGCTGATGCCTCAGCGCTCGGCGGACCGATGGAAGCAGAGAAGCCTCAGGTCACCGCGAGTGGACTGAAAATCACCGACCTGGTTGTCGGCACTGGTGATGAAGCGAGCTCGGGACAGAACGTGGTGGTGCACTACCGCGGCACCCTCGAAGACGGCAAGCAATTTGATGCGAGCTACGACCGCGGCACTCCGTTTGAATTTCCGCTTGGAGCCGGTCGGGTAATTAAAGGTTGGGATGAAGGCGTCCAAGGGATGAAAGTGGGCGGAAAGCGCAAGTTGGTCATTCCCCCTGAGCTGGGCTACGGCCAGCGTGGTGCAGGCCGAGTGATCCCTCCGAACGCAACCCTGATTTTTGAAGTCGAACTATTAGACATCAAAAAGTGA
- a CDS encoding phasin family protein — translation MDTANPLQQLLLRGLGTTTLVADRLRYVTQEWVSSGRLDSSHASALVDDVLKALRGETPELEQQMGRNLERNRDHILQDLGLASQREVDELRGRIDRLEQQLRQKEREE, via the coding sequence ATGGATACTGCCAATCCCCTGCAACAGCTACTTCTTCGTGGACTCGGCACCACCACGCTTGTTGCAGATCGGCTTCGTTATGTCACCCAGGAATGGGTGAGCAGCGGCCGTCTTGATTCAAGCCATGCCTCCGCACTTGTGGACGATGTGCTGAAAGCATTGCGCGGCGAAACACCAGAACTCGAGCAGCAGATGGGCCGCAACCTCGAACGCAACCGCGACCACATTCTTCAAGACCTCGGTCTGGCCAGTCAGCGAGAAGTGGATGAGCTTCGGGGGAGAATCGATCGCCTTGAGCAGCAGTTACGCCAAAAGGAGCGAGAAGAATGA
- a CDS encoding apolipoprotein N-acyltransferase, producing the protein MGNDRSLVLLQGLVGGLLAGVALTVSGPWWMVPALALLWAASSSCLASALWGGVAVLLSHRWLLALHPLMWIGVPAGLSLPVAAGIWLACALLAALLLACWSGLVNRLPLRGSLTHAVMAASVWGLVEVALSQSPVFWIGVGGSLLPADPPLAALSRWIGEGGLAALQLLLGWWLWRLLTLSRRDSGWLGLLAGGLLSLVVLHGVGAKLLQNPVMMAVQSERAGYSVGLWQPAIPTREKFSAQRQRDLPGRLQAALQEAEAADADWLMAPEGTLSLNDSLIAPAPIPLMSGGFRWSRGRQHSAMLLVEAGSTTPIASIDKHRLVPLGEWVPALPGFSGLSAIGGLEAGEPSRLWRWGGPPASVAICYEISNGVALARGVAEGAEWILAAANLDPYPRLLQMQYLALAQLRSLETARPLLSTANTGPTALVQANGQIAERLASFDPGLLVVQFQPHTGLTGYVRWGESPLLLLIGASSLILIRPASRLAPRPARPRRRTSQPPDQE; encoded by the coding sequence ATGGGCAATGACCGATCCCTGGTTCTTCTGCAGGGGCTGGTGGGAGGACTGCTTGCAGGCGTTGCTTTGACAGTGTCGGGACCTTGGTGGATGGTGCCGGCCCTGGCGCTGCTCTGGGCTGCGTCCTCCAGTTGTCTCGCCTCTGCGCTCTGGGGTGGCGTGGCCGTTCTGTTGAGCCATCGCTGGTTGCTGGCGTTGCATCCCCTGATGTGGATCGGTGTTCCCGCAGGGCTCAGCCTGCCGGTGGCTGCTGGGATTTGGTTGGCCTGTGCACTGCTGGCAGCCCTACTGCTGGCCTGTTGGAGTGGTCTTGTGAACCGCCTGCCCTTGCGGGGGAGTTTGACCCATGCCGTGATGGCCGCGTCCGTATGGGGATTGGTGGAAGTGGCGCTATCCCAAAGCCCTGTGTTTTGGATCGGAGTTGGTGGCAGCTTGCTTCCTGCCGACCCTCCTTTGGCTGCTCTGAGTCGCTGGATCGGTGAGGGCGGACTTGCCGCCCTGCAATTGCTGCTCGGCTGGTGGCTATGGCGCTTGCTGACGCTGTCCCGGCGTGATTCAGGTTGGCTCGGACTCCTGGCAGGTGGCCTGTTGAGCCTTGTTGTTCTTCATGGGGTAGGGGCCAAGTTGCTGCAGAACCCAGTCATGATGGCGGTCCAATCTGAGCGAGCGGGATACAGCGTTGGCCTCTGGCAACCTGCGATTCCCACCCGTGAAAAATTTTCTGCGCAACGCCAACGGGACCTTCCCGGACGGCTTCAAGCTGCGCTTCAAGAGGCTGAAGCCGCTGATGCGGATTGGCTGATGGCACCTGAAGGTACGTTGTCGCTTAATGATTCCCTCATCGCACCGGCTCCGATTCCATTGATGAGTGGAGGGTTTCGCTGGTCGAGGGGACGTCAGCACAGCGCCATGCTTTTGGTAGAGGCTGGTAGCACCACTCCGATTGCCTCGATTGATAAGCATCGATTGGTTCCGTTAGGGGAATGGGTTCCGGCCTTGCCAGGCTTCAGTGGCCTCTCTGCCATCGGAGGCCTGGAGGCTGGAGAGCCATCCAGGCTTTGGCGCTGGGGCGGTCCACCTGCTTCTGTGGCCATCTGCTACGAGATCAGCAATGGAGTGGCGTTGGCTCGGGGCGTGGCGGAGGGGGCGGAGTGGATTCTTGCTGCGGCCAACCTTGACCCCTACCCCCGCCTCCTTCAGATGCAGTATTTGGCTTTGGCCCAGCTGCGCAGTTTGGAGACGGCCAGACCGCTGTTATCAACGGCGAACACGGGTCCAACGGCCTTGGTCCAAGCCAATGGTCAGATCGCAGAGCGCTTGGCGTCGTTCGATCCAGGCCTCTTGGTGGTGCAGTTCCAACCCCATACGGGTTTGACGGGGTATGTGCGCTGGGGAGAGTCACCCCTGCTGTTGTTGATCGGAGCCTCGTCGCTGATCTTGATCAGACCGGCGAGTCGATTAGCCCCCCGCCCAGCACGACCTCGCCGTCGTACATCACAGCCCCCTGACCAGGAGTGA
- the mnmA gene encoding tRNA 2-thiouridine(34) synthase MnmA: protein MTTSTATQAGAEALERLRQWPGEHRVAVGLSGGVDSSLTAALMVEAGWEVEGLTLWLMSGKGACCAEGLVDAAGICEQLGVPHHVVDSRDTFVREIVQGLVDGYRAGITPLPCSKCNRSVKFGPMLAWAEQERNLPRVATGHYARIRLDREDGRWKLLRGLDSRKDQSYFLYDLPQEVLARVVFPLGELTKADTRLEAGRHGLRTADKPESQDLCLADHHGSMRAFLDAYIPPRDGEIVLQDGTVIGQHDGIEHFTIGQRKGLGIAWSEPLHVVKLDAAMNQVVVATRAEAGRTGCEVGAVNWVSIAPPPLGSPMEVEVQVRYRSEPVRAHLICIEATANDRAGQRPHRCKLTFHEPQFSITPGQGAVMYDGEVVLGGGLIDSPV, encoded by the coding sequence ATGACCACCTCTACAGCAACTCAAGCAGGTGCCGAGGCCCTGGAGCGATTGCGCCAATGGCCTGGTGAGCATCGGGTGGCCGTTGGGCTTTCGGGTGGGGTCGACAGCTCACTGACAGCAGCCTTGATGGTGGAAGCCGGCTGGGAGGTGGAGGGCCTCACGCTCTGGCTGATGAGCGGGAAGGGAGCATGCTGCGCCGAGGGCCTGGTGGATGCTGCCGGAATCTGTGAACAGCTCGGTGTTCCCCACCACGTGGTGGATTCAAGAGACACCTTCGTTCGCGAAATCGTTCAAGGCTTGGTTGATGGCTACCGGGCTGGCATCACACCCCTGCCATGTTCCAAGTGCAACCGTTCGGTGAAATTCGGGCCGATGCTCGCCTGGGCCGAGCAAGAACGCAATCTCCCCAGGGTTGCCACAGGCCATTACGCCCGCATTCGTCTTGACCGGGAAGACGGCCGCTGGAAGCTGTTGCGAGGTTTAGACAGCCGCAAAGACCAGAGTTACTTCCTCTATGACCTCCCCCAGGAAGTTTTGGCGCGCGTCGTGTTCCCACTCGGCGAACTCACCAAGGCCGACACCCGTCTTGAGGCCGGGCGCCACGGATTAAGGACTGCCGACAAGCCAGAAAGTCAGGACCTCTGCCTCGCCGATCACCATGGCTCGATGCGCGCTTTCCTCGATGCCTACATTCCCCCGCGGGACGGTGAAATCGTGCTGCAAGACGGAACGGTGATCGGGCAGCACGACGGCATCGAACACTTCACGATCGGTCAACGCAAAGGCTTGGGAATTGCCTGGAGTGAACCACTCCATGTGGTGAAGCTCGATGCCGCCATGAATCAGGTGGTGGTCGCCACGAGGGCAGAAGCTGGTCGCACTGGCTGCGAGGTTGGCGCTGTGAACTGGGTCTCAATCGCCCCGCCCCCACTCGGTTCCCCCATGGAGGTGGAGGTGCAAGTGCGCTACCGCAGCGAACCCGTTCGTGCCCATCTCATCTGCATCGAAGCCACTGCTAACGATCGGGCTGGACAGCGCCCTCATCGCTGCAAGCTCACCTTCCACGAGCCGCAGTTTTCGATCACTCCTGGTCAGGGGGCTGTGATGTACGACGGCGAGGTCGTGCTGGGCGGGGGGCTAATCGACTCGCCGGTCTGA